In Dehalogenimonas etheniformans, one genomic interval encodes:
- a CDS encoding respiratory chain complex I subunit 1 family protein has protein sequence MILNTALYLLLNTIFVVALSPLAMTLVKKVKAYSQGRIGPPLLQGYYNLFKLFKKEIVYSQNSSFIMRLAPYLNIGFLLAASVMVPMVFLPDVSGIGNIILFLYLMVTAKFFVALAGLDAGSTFGGMGSSREMSLSAIIEPVTITSVAALAFVLKSTDIPEMFATTLNGSISQYPTLILVAFSLFIVIIVETARVPVDNPETHLELTMIHEAMILEQTGPKLALMELSQGIKQTILMALSINIILPVGLAANVGVVPIIVSIVSFTAKVMIFSIVVGVFESMMAKIRLFRLPSFFILALFFSFATIVFELLA, from the coding sequence GTGATCTTGAACACTGCTCTTTATCTCTTGTTGAATACCATTTTCGTGGTGGCTCTATCGCCATTGGCCATGACCCTGGTAAAAAAGGTGAAAGCCTACTCTCAAGGCAGGATCGGCCCTCCGCTCCTTCAGGGTTACTACAACCTGTTCAAGCTGTTTAAGAAGGAGATTGTCTACTCTCAAAATTCCTCGTTTATCATGCGCCTGGCGCCGTATCTGAATATCGGATTCCTGCTGGCTGCTTCGGTGATGGTGCCTATGGTTTTCCTCCCGGATGTTTCGGGGATCGGTAACATCATTTTATTCTTATACCTTATGGTGACGGCGAAATTCTTTGTGGCACTGGCCGGTTTGGACGCCGGGTCGACCTTCGGCGGTATGGGATCTTCCCGTGAAATGAGCCTGTCTGCCATTATCGAGCCGGTGACCATTACCTCGGTCGCGGCTCTCGCGTTTGTACTCAAATCTACCGATATCCCTGAGATGTTTGCGACAACCCTGAACGGATCGATTTCCCAGTACCCCACCCTCATCCTGGTGGCGTTTTCGCTATTCATCGTCATCATCGTCGAGACTGCCCGTGTCCCGGTGGATAACCCGGAAACACATCTTGAACTCACCATGATTCACGAGGCTATGATTCTCGAGCAGACCGGGCCCAAGCTGGCCCTCATGGAACTATCGCAGGGCATCAAGCAGACCATCCTCATGGCGCTTTCGATCAACATTATTTTGCCCGTCGGTCTTGCGGCGAATGTGGGGGTCGTTCCGATTATCGTGTCGATAGTGAGTTTTACGGCCAAAGTGATGATTTTCTCCATTGTCGTCGGGGTATTTGAATCGATGATGGCCAAGATCAGGTTGTTCCGCCTGCCCAGCTTTTTTATCCTGGCGCTGTTTTTCTCTTTCGCTACTATTGTCTTTGAGTTGCTGGCATGA
- a CDS encoding proton-conducting transporter membrane subunit — translation MIEGLFLGGGAALVLAAAAAITGNRGGRRRVALGLVIAGAFSLIAASGIVLAENSDLTFQLHQVTPQLGISFHLDRLAAFFILIISSVAACVAVYSLRYVEHTGSQSRRDMSVAAMSVFILSMVLVVASANFFAFIFFWELMSLSSLFLVMFDREKAETAKAGIYYLVMTQFSTLFLLLGALLLHRYTGTFDITSAGGLTLSTAGIIFSAFFIGFGTKAGIIPFHKWLPFAHAAAPSNISALMSGVMIKVAIYGLVRILLDVLSPELWWGTLLLVFGTVSAVLGVIYALKEHDLKKLLAFHSIENIGIIVVGLGLWVIFSHYNLSTLADLSLFGALFHILNHAIFKSLLFMTAGSVVAATHTRNIEEMGGLVKTMPATAVIFLIGSVAISALPPLNGFASEVMLFQAYLGAFQVPSPLTAVLLFTALAGFALMSALAAACFVKAFGAVFLALPRSHEAEHAHEAPRAMLVGPGILAAACVVLGVLSYQILKVVGLDLPVPNVLPVSLVALLVFGLAVLAVRRMETRARISETWGCGIHTQTSRMEYTASGFSEPIITIFSPIFRTRKIGKREFADKDKSIVSGGSGEVHTLQFFEERIYLPIALFVKRIASWVSALHNVDLDANVMYVFAVIVIILLAVGQLL, via the coding sequence TGCTGAGAACTCCGACCTTACATTCCAGCTTCATCAGGTTACACCGCAGCTAGGCATCTCCTTCCACCTGGATCGTCTGGCAGCATTTTTCATACTGATCATCAGTTCGGTGGCGGCCTGCGTCGCCGTCTACTCGCTTCGTTACGTCGAGCATACCGGCAGCCAGTCCCGCCGCGACATGTCGGTGGCGGCGATGTCGGTATTCATCCTTTCTATGGTGCTGGTCGTGGCTTCGGCCAATTTCTTCGCCTTTATCTTTTTCTGGGAACTGATGTCGCTGTCATCTTTATTTCTGGTGATGTTTGACCGGGAAAAGGCAGAAACTGCCAAAGCCGGGATTTATTACTTGGTGATGACCCAATTTTCGACTCTCTTCCTCTTGCTTGGTGCTCTTTTATTACACCGGTACACCGGGACCTTCGATATCACGTCTGCCGGCGGACTGACCCTCTCGACGGCCGGAATTATTTTTAGCGCGTTCTTTATCGGCTTTGGCACCAAAGCCGGAATCATACCTTTCCATAAATGGCTGCCCTTCGCCCATGCCGCCGCTCCATCGAACATCTCTGCCCTGATGTCCGGTGTCATGATCAAAGTGGCGATCTATGGCTTGGTTCGAATCCTGCTCGATGTCCTGTCGCCTGAACTTTGGTGGGGGACACTATTGTTGGTCTTCGGCACCGTCTCGGCGGTTCTTGGCGTCATCTATGCCCTCAAAGAACATGATCTCAAGAAATTACTGGCATTTCATTCGATCGAGAACATCGGGATCATCGTCGTCGGCCTCGGCTTGTGGGTCATTTTCAGCCATTACAATTTGAGCACTCTGGCCGACCTTTCCCTGTTTGGAGCTTTGTTCCACATTCTAAACCACGCGATATTCAAGAGCCTGCTGTTTATGACCGCCGGTTCAGTGGTAGCTGCCACCCATACCCGTAACATCGAGGAAATGGGCGGTCTTGTAAAAACCATGCCGGCGACGGCGGTGATTTTCTTGATCGGCTCGGTCGCCATTTCGGCGCTGCCTCCTTTAAACGGCTTCGCTTCGGAGGTGATGCTTTTCCAGGCTTACCTCGGCGCTTTCCAGGTGCCCAGTCCCTTGACGGCCGTGTTGTTGTTCACCGCGCTGGCCGGTTTTGCGTTGATGAGCGCCCTGGCTGCCGCCTGTTTCGTGAAGGCGTTCGGCGCGGTCTTCCTGGCACTTCCCAGGTCGCATGAAGCGGAACATGCCCATGAGGCGCCGAGGGCGATGCTTGTCGGCCCCGGCATCCTGGCGGCGGCCTGTGTTGTCCTCGGTGTCTTAAGCTATCAGATTCTTAAAGTTGTCGGTCTGGACTTGCCGGTGCCCAATGTCCTGCCCGTGAGCCTGGTGGCTCTTCTGGTTTTCGGTCTGGCGGTACTAGCCGTCAGGCGGATGGAGACCAGAGCCCGTATCTCAGAAACTTGGGGTTGCGGCATCCATACCCAGACAAGCCGCATGGAGTACACCGCCTCCGGATTCTCCGAACCTATCATCACGATATTCAGTCCCATTTTCCGCACCAGGAAGATCGGTAAGCGGGAGTTCGCCGATAAGGATAAATCGATCGTTTCTGGCGGTTCGGGCGAAGTTCATACCCTGCAATTCTTTGAGGAGAGAATCTATTTGCCCATAGCGTTGTTCGTCAAGCGCATTGCGTCATGGGTCTCCGCGCTCCATAACGTTGACCTTGATGCCAATGTCATGTACGTTTTCGCAGTCATCGTGATCATCTTACTGGCGGTTGGGCAACTGCTGTGA
- a CDS encoding hydrogenase subunit, giving the protein MTDMLFGDDIIKILLVFLIGSAALIITQRSLTSLFSIYALQSGILAAIALVLFSREATLSLLLMALLTILSKVIIIPMFLRRLLAVMPIKRDLEFRYLTPIGSIMLSAALFFVVYTAFNVFSASLSVGPLFLLGAVIGVSLALMGMLVVMSRRKVVTKIIGYLTMENGVLLFSLFIAEMPFIIEVLIVVDLLMIIVLSTVLAFGIDSSVEAFHKRLSQLGLESED; this is encoded by the coding sequence ATGACAGATATGCTGTTCGGCGATGACATCATCAAGATATTACTGGTATTCTTGATCGGCAGCGCCGCCCTGATTATCACTCAGCGGTCTTTAACATCGCTTTTCTCGATTTATGCGTTGCAGTCGGGTATACTCGCGGCGATCGCTTTGGTCCTGTTCTCCCGCGAGGCGACCTTGAGCCTGCTTCTGATGGCGCTGCTCACAATATTGTCCAAGGTGATCATCATCCCCATGTTCCTGCGCCGCCTTCTGGCGGTGATGCCCATCAAGCGCGACCTGGAGTTCCGTTATTTGACGCCGATAGGCTCCATCATGCTCTCGGCGGCTCTGTTTTTCGTCGTCTACACAGCATTCAACGTGTTCTCGGCTTCACTTTCGGTCGGTCCGTTGTTCCTTCTCGGAGCGGTGATCGGTGTATCGCTGGCGCTCATGGGCATGCTAGTCGTGATGAGCCGCCGTAAGGTTGTCACCAAGATCATCGGTTATCTCACCATGGAGAACGGCGTGCTGCTGTTTTCACTCTTTATTGCCGAAATGCCCTTCATCATCGAGGTTTTGATCGTGGTTGACTTATTGATGATCATCGTCCTGTCTACGGTTCTCGCTTTCGGCATAGATTCTTCGGTTGAAGCCTTTCACAAGCGGTTGAGCCAGCTCGGCCTGGAGTCTGAAGACTGA
- a CDS encoding proton-conducting transporter membrane subunit, whose protein sequence is MDFMIIVGFAAPAVIIAAVSFLLGRFHPQTDGRLLNSLLIAESVVYLGLAVWLAVSDLPRFLVGNHYLFADTFGAYEILITTVLFLLSAVYSRGYLASLLERGEIERSLLGLFYGAFALLPLVLVMGFLANNIALMWIFAELSTLFSVVLLVTLKARENITAALKYVFVTSTAMLFAFIGVIVLFALSRSAVPGGTLNWTDLMSAASAIPPKLYTFAFVLLFIGFAAKSAIVPFHTWLPTVYVRAPSVVAVISGAVLNLGLYAIIRLYAIGHRAGDDSFLNPFLITFGAVSIFVAALALIARTNTKKVIAFSGVEQAGLILIAIGLGSPIALFWALFHKAGNALVKALLFFSAGIFHRQYNSNKFFAVKSPFRLQPLAAWGLILGSAAAVGTPTLPVFLAKFNVLSVMASQALPLFIAVLAGFLLVAAGFGYYLVRAFSQPDDETIQPYITPLAMKAPIVAVLIGLFALGVYLPGWLNTTLNTIVSDLGL, encoded by the coding sequence ATGGATTTCATGATCATAGTCGGGTTTGCCGCGCCGGCGGTGATAATTGCCGCGGTGTCGTTCTTACTGGGACGTTTCCATCCCCAGACCGATGGACGCTTGCTCAACAGCCTGCTCATCGCCGAGTCGGTCGTTTATCTGGGTCTGGCGGTGTGGCTTGCGGTGTCCGACCTTCCGCGTTTTCTGGTGGGCAATCACTACCTTTTTGCTGATACTTTCGGCGCTTACGAGATATTGATCACCACCGTGCTCTTTCTTTTATCGGCGGTTTATTCCCGTGGCTACCTGGCTTCACTCCTGGAGCGAGGGGAGATCGAGAGGTCGCTTCTTGGCCTGTTTTACGGTGCTTTTGCCCTGTTGCCACTAGTCCTGGTCATGGGCTTTTTGGCCAACAACATCGCGCTGATGTGGATCTTTGCAGAGCTTTCCACGCTGTTCTCGGTCGTTCTCCTGGTAACGTTAAAAGCCAGGGAGAACATCACCGCAGCGCTAAAGTACGTTTTCGTGACGTCGACGGCCATGCTATTCGCTTTCATCGGCGTCATCGTCCTGTTCGCCCTATCGCGCTCCGCAGTTCCGGGAGGTACCCTCAATTGGACCGACCTGATGTCGGCAGCCTCCGCCATCCCCCCTAAGCTCTATACCTTTGCCTTCGTGCTTCTGTTTATCGGCTTCGCTGCCAAGTCGGCTATCGTCCCCTTCCATACTTGGCTGCCCACGGTCTATGTCAGGGCACCATCGGTGGTAGCCGTCATTTCCGGTGCCGTACTCAATCTCGGACTTTACGCCATCATCCGGCTATACGCCATCGGGCACCGGGCTGGCGACGATAGTTTTCTGAACCCCTTTTTGATAACATTCGGAGCCGTCAGCATTTTCGTGGCCGCCTTAGCTTTGATCGCTCGAACCAATACTAAGAAGGTCATCGCCTTTTCTGGCGTGGAACAGGCGGGACTGATACTTATCGCGATAGGTTTGGGTTCCCCGATAGCTCTGTTCTGGGCACTGTTTCACAAAGCCGGCAATGCACTGGTTAAAGCCTTGCTATTCTTCTCCGCGGGCATTTTCCACCGCCAGTACAATTCCAACAAGTTCTTTGCCGTGAAAAGTCCGTTCAGGCTGCAGCCATTGGCGGCCTGGGGTTTAATCCTCGGCTCAGCAGCCGCCGTAGGCACGCCGACTCTGCCGGTATTTTTGGCAAAGTTCAATGTCCTGTCGGTCATGGCTTCTCAGGCTTTGCCTTTGTTCATCGCTGTTTTGGCTGGCTTTTTGCTGGTGGCGGCGGGTTTTGGCTATTACCTGGTGCGGGCATTTTCCCAGCCGGATGACGAGACTATCCAGCCCTATATAACACCCCTGGCGATGAAAGCTCCCATAGTGGCGGTTTTAATCGGCTTGTTTGCCCTCGGCGTCTACC